The Saccharopolyspora gloriosae genome has a segment encoding these proteins:
- a CDS encoding MFS transporter: protein MSGADSSDAKADEYPVEDVTVTEPNVIRRAVGAAAIGNVTEWFDFGVYSYLAVKIESVFFTGLSPTLGTIATLGTFTAAFLVRPFGGMFFGPLGDRIGRQKVLSLTVIMMAISTFIIGILPDYHAIGVAAPMLLLLARLLQGFSTGGEYGGAMAFIAEYAPDRRRGFLCSFLEFGTLTGYALGATFATLLEAVLSEQDLLSWGWRIPFLIAGPIGGVGLYLRMKLEETPAFAKIAAESEGREGNQTLGEFRKIFISHWPAMLVCGGVVLAFNVTNYMLTSYMPTYLTQTLPEHGHAGTHSVVSQVLQIVVLLVSMVLITFVGRLSDKIGRKPILYTGCALLVVLSIPAIMLLKIGGTVATFGGLLLMGLMLLCFNATCPSVLPALFPTDIRYGGLSIAFNIAVSLFGGTTATVVASLIAATGNLDIPAYYLMAAGVIGAISVYAMKESAGKRLPGSPPAAVDHEEAKELAGAKK from the coding sequence TTGTCAGGGGCTGACTCGTCCGATGCGAAAGCGGACGAATATCCGGTTGAGGACGTGACGGTCACCGAGCCGAACGTAATTCGACGCGCGGTCGGTGCGGCCGCCATCGGCAACGTCACGGAGTGGTTCGACTTCGGCGTCTACTCCTACCTGGCCGTGAAGATCGAGAGCGTGTTCTTCACGGGACTCTCGCCGACGCTGGGCACGATCGCGACACTGGGGACCTTCACGGCGGCGTTCCTGGTGCGTCCGTTCGGCGGGATGTTCTTCGGGCCGCTGGGTGACCGGATCGGCAGGCAGAAGGTGCTGTCGCTGACCGTGATCATGATGGCGATCAGCACGTTCATCATCGGCATCCTGCCCGATTACCACGCCATCGGCGTCGCGGCGCCGATGTTGTTGTTGCTGGCCAGGCTGCTGCAGGGCTTCTCGACCGGTGGTGAGTACGGCGGCGCGATGGCGTTCATCGCCGAGTACGCCCCGGACCGCAGGCGCGGCTTCCTGTGCAGCTTCCTGGAGTTCGGCACGCTGACCGGCTACGCGCTCGGTGCGACGTTCGCGACGCTGCTGGAGGCCGTGCTCTCGGAGCAGGACCTGCTCAGCTGGGGCTGGCGCATCCCGTTCCTGATCGCGGGACCGATCGGCGGCGTCGGGCTGTACCTGCGGATGAAGCTGGAGGAGACGCCGGCGTTCGCGAAGATCGCCGCGGAGTCCGAGGGCCGCGAGGGGAACCAGACGCTGGGCGAGTTCCGCAAGATCTTCATCAGCCACTGGCCCGCGATGCTGGTCTGCGGCGGCGTCGTGCTGGCGTTCAACGTCACGAACTACATGCTCACCAGCTACATGCCGACGTACCTCACCCAGACGCTGCCGGAGCACGGGCACGCCGGTACCCACAGCGTGGTCTCCCAGGTGCTGCAGATCGTCGTGCTGCTGGTGTCGATGGTGCTGATCACGTTCGTCGGCAGGCTCAGCGACAAGATCGGCCGCAAGCCGATCTTGTACACGGGCTGCGCGCTGCTGGTGGTGCTGTCCATTCCGGCGATCATGCTGCTGAAGATCGGCGGCACGGTGGCGACCTTCGGCGGCCTGCTGCTGATGGGGTTGATGCTGTTGTGCTTCAACGCCACGTGCCCGTCGGTGCTGCCCGCGCTGTTCCCGACCGACATCCGCTACGGCGGGTTGTCGATCGCGTTCAACATCGCGGTGTCGCTGTTCGGTGGTACGACGGCGACGGTGGTGGCCAGCTTGATCGCCGCGACCGGCAACCTCGACATCCCCGCCTACTACCTGATGGCGGCCGGGGTGATCGGCGCGATCTCCGTGTACGCGATGAAGGAGTCCGCGGGCAAGCGGCTCCCCGGTTCACCGCCGGCCGCAGTGGACCACGAAGAGGCCAAGGAGCTGGCCGGCGCCAAGAAATAG